A window from Brucella sp. BE17 encodes these proteins:
- a CDS encoding efflux RND transporter periplasmic adaptor subunit — MKFWKQIALSVLIVLAASAGWYIYTNRAGAPDTAVVNEKPSGGKAQTAPLVVVEPAGEETINNRLTAIGSARALSTVSVTPYTSGYMTKVFVKAGDKVKVDDAIAEMDSEAETIAVARAQTALEDAETRRQRVNRLRATNTATEVQAVEAELGVANARLVLQDAQLALSRRTIRAPISGVVGILPINEGNYVTAQTPVARIDDRSKMLIDIWVPERFAPKIAAGQPLTAESTAFQGEKHNGTINAVDNMLDEASRTLHVRAEVENTDDRLRAGMSFSVTVLFPGERYPSVDPLAIQWSADGSYIWRIENGIAKRITTRIVQRNANSILVDGALKQGDMIVTQGVQTVRDDQPVRIMDEQGTARADPSALKRKAG; from the coding sequence ATGAAATTCTGGAAGCAGATTGCTTTGAGCGTGCTTATCGTGCTGGCAGCTTCGGCCGGCTGGTATATCTACACGAACCGGGCCGGTGCACCGGATACGGCAGTCGTAAATGAAAAGCCATCCGGCGGAAAGGCGCAGACCGCACCTCTGGTGGTGGTGGAACCGGCAGGGGAAGAGACTATCAACAATCGCCTGACCGCAATCGGTTCTGCACGCGCTCTCAGCACCGTTTCGGTGACGCCTTATACCAGCGGTTACATGACAAAAGTTTTCGTCAAGGCAGGTGACAAGGTTAAGGTTGACGATGCGATTGCTGAAATGGATTCTGAGGCCGAGACCATTGCCGTGGCCAGGGCGCAGACGGCCCTTGAAGATGCCGAGACCAGACGCCAGCGCGTCAACCGGCTGCGCGCTACCAATACGGCTACAGAAGTTCAGGCGGTGGAGGCCGAGCTTGGTGTCGCCAATGCGCGTCTGGTTTTACAGGATGCGCAATTGGCACTCAGCCGACGCACCATACGGGCGCCCATTTCAGGCGTTGTCGGCATATTGCCGATCAATGAGGGCAATTACGTCACGGCTCAGACCCCTGTTGCGCGCATTGATGACCGTTCCAAAATGCTCATCGACATCTGGGTGCCTGAACGTTTTGCTCCCAAAATTGCTGCCGGTCAGCCACTGACTGCTGAATCCACCGCCTTTCAGGGGGAAAAGCATAATGGCACCATTAATGCCGTCGATAACATGCTGGATGAGGCAAGCCGAACCCTGCATGTACGCGCCGAAGTAGAGAATACCGACGACCGGCTGCGGGCGGGTATGTCGTTTTCTGTGACGGTGCTGTTTCCCGGTGAGCGATATCCTTCCGTCGACCCGCTGGCGATCCAGTGGAGTGCCGATGGTTCCTATATCTGGCGCATTGAAAATGGCATTGCCAAGAGAATCACGACGCGCATCGTGCAGCGCAACGCTAACAGCATTCTGGTCGATGGCGCGCTCAAGCAGGGTGACATGATCGTAACACAGGGTGTGCAGACGGTTCGTGACGATCAGCCGGTACGCATCATGGACGAGCAGGGAACGGCGCGCGCCGACCCTTCCGCCCTCAAGCGCAAAGCCGGTTGA
- a CDS encoding efflux RND transporter permease subunit, producing the protein MSNPPSAPADHGGSTALFIRRPVFAFVINVLIIVAGLAAFTGVDIRELPDVDRPVVTISTDFSGASAETIDRQLTQVLENAVARVSGVKSISSTSSFERSRVTVEFNDGVDLNVAAADMRDAISRVANTVPEEADPSRIIKADANADPVMRLSVTSDTMSVDNMTVLIEDDIEDVLSAVPGVADVQINGDREKIFRIDIDQGRLASYGLTIADVAAALNSMGLDAPAGSLRSSDQSIVVRATANLEKPEDFENVYIKGRTQIRNVATVTLGPDIETSSVRSNGKTAIGLGIVRQAQSNTLDISQGIRAAVANLEETLPPGVNITVTSDDANFINGAIHEVQIALIASVIIVVVIIFMFLWDIRATLIPALSMPVALIGTIAAIYLAGFSVNILTLLALVLATGLVVDDAIVVLENIVRRRNQGMGPRAAAVLGTQEVFFAVVATTLTLAAVFVPISFLPGQAGGLFREFGFVLAIAILLSSVVALTLCPMLASRFLKEGNIEASQGGHGPKFLRRIGSGLSRFYRVSLHACLAAPWIVVLAALLFAGASVIGYSTIRQELTPTEDRAVALLRINGPQGISVDFLQSQLARIEEAIKPLRDDGEIVTTYGIAGSGGSSNNGFMVLTLAPWKERHRTQQEIMSDIMQRVEGIAAVRIFALQPNSLGIRGAGNGLQFAIVGNDYAKLQPAAQALVNAMESDPRFVQPRLSVEPTQPQLSVEINRERASDLGIDITGLANAVQSVLDGRKIGSVYVGDRSFDVKFVSTSNPINDPTDLENIFLKTSDGRYVPMSSIASVVEKAVPPQLNREMRQRSVAITTNLRPDFALGNAYAAALEIAEPLLPPGSHIIPLAEATTLSETSTGLAIVFGFAIIIILLVLAAQFESFISALIVMATVPLGLGCAVFAMILTGTSLNVYSQIGLVLLVGIMAKNGILIVEFADQLRDKGMNVRQAIEEAANIRLRPVCMTMICSVLGGLPLVLASGAGAEARVSLGWVIVGGLGLATIATLFVTPVAYLLLGRFTKPKVEEEARLQRELVRALALEEKLK; encoded by the coding sequence GTGAGCAATCCCCCATCTGCGCCCGCCGATCATGGTGGTTCGACGGCACTTTTCATCCGCCGCCCGGTTTTTGCTTTCGTCATCAATGTGCTGATCATCGTGGCGGGCCTTGCCGCCTTTACCGGTGTCGATATTCGCGAATTGCCCGATGTGGACCGTCCGGTCGTCACCATCAGCACCGACTTCAGCGGAGCTTCGGCGGAAACAATCGACCGACAGCTGACGCAGGTTCTGGAAAATGCCGTAGCGCGCGTTTCCGGCGTCAAGTCGATTTCCTCCACCTCTTCATTCGAGCGCAGCCGCGTGACGGTGGAATTCAATGACGGCGTCGATTTGAATGTCGCCGCCGCTGATATGCGCGATGCCATTTCGCGCGTTGCCAACACGGTTCCCGAGGAAGCCGACCCCTCACGCATCATCAAGGCGGATGCCAATGCCGATCCGGTCATGCGTCTGTCGGTGACGTCGGACACTATGTCGGTCGACAACATGACCGTGCTGATTGAAGACGACATCGAGGATGTTTTGTCGGCGGTGCCCGGCGTCGCGGATGTGCAGATCAACGGCGACCGCGAAAAAATCTTCCGCATCGACATCGATCAGGGGCGGCTGGCAAGCTATGGCCTGACCATCGCCGATGTAGCCGCCGCGCTCAATTCCATGGGGCTCGATGCACCGGCTGGTTCGCTGCGCTCCTCCGATCAGTCCATCGTGGTGCGTGCCACAGCTAACCTCGAAAAGCCTGAGGATTTTGAAAACGTTTATATCAAGGGCCGCACCCAGATCCGCAATGTCGCGACCGTGACGCTTGGCCCCGATATCGAAACTTCTTCTGTGCGTTCCAATGGCAAGACTGCCATTGGCCTTGGCATCGTGCGGCAGGCGCAGTCCAATACGCTGGATATTTCGCAAGGCATCCGTGCAGCTGTTGCCAATTTGGAAGAGACATTGCCGCCGGGTGTCAATATCACCGTCACCAGTGACGATGCGAATTTTATCAACGGCGCTATCCACGAAGTCCAGATTGCGCTGATCGCCTCGGTCATCATCGTGGTGGTGATCATTTTCATGTTTTTATGGGATATTCGCGCAACGCTTATTCCAGCCCTTTCCATGCCGGTGGCGCTTATCGGTACGATTGCAGCGATCTATCTGGCCGGCTTCTCGGTCAATATCTTAACACTTCTCGCACTCGTATTGGCCACCGGCCTTGTAGTCGATGACGCTATCGTGGTGCTTGAAAACATCGTGCGTCGACGTAATCAGGGCATGGGACCGCGTGCGGCAGCCGTTCTTGGCACCCAGGAAGTCTTCTTCGCTGTCGTCGCGACCACGCTGACGCTGGCAGCCGTTTTCGTCCCGATCTCGTTCCTGCCCGGGCAGGCGGGGGGGCTGTTTCGCGAATTCGGTTTCGTGTTGGCGATCGCTATCCTGCTATCCTCCGTCGTTGCCCTCACACTATGCCCGATGCTCGCCTCACGCTTCCTCAAGGAAGGCAATATCGAGGCATCGCAAGGCGGGCATGGGCCAAAATTTCTGCGCCGCATCGGTAGCGGGCTTTCGCGCTTCTACCGTGTGAGCCTGCATGCCTGTCTTGCAGCACCTTGGATCGTAGTGCTAGCGGCACTGCTTTTTGCCGGGGCATCGGTCATTGGCTACAGCACGATCCGCCAGGAACTGACGCCAACGGAAGACCGTGCTGTGGCGTTGCTGCGTATCAATGGCCCGCAGGGCATCAGCGTTGATTTCCTGCAATCGCAACTTGCCCGCATCGAGGAAGCAATCAAGCCGTTGCGTGACGATGGCGAAATCGTAACCACCTATGGTATTGCGGGTTCGGGTGGCTCGTCCAATAACGGCTTCATGGTTTTGACTCTTGCGCCGTGGAAAGAACGCCACCGCACGCAGCAGGAAATCATGAGCGATATCATGCAACGCGTGGAAGGCATTGCAGCCGTGCGCATCTTCGCCTTGCAGCCCAATAGCCTGGGTATACGTGGCGCGGGCAACGGTTTGCAGTTTGCCATCGTGGGTAATGATTATGCCAAGCTGCAGCCCGCCGCACAGGCGCTGGTGAATGCAATGGAAAGCGATCCGCGTTTCGTGCAGCCGCGTTTGTCGGTTGAGCCGACACAGCCACAGCTTTCCGTCGAGATCAATCGCGAAAGGGCCTCCGATCTTGGCATCGACATTACCGGCCTTGCCAATGCAGTGCAGTCGGTGCTCGATGGACGCAAGATCGGTTCGGTCTATGTCGGCGACCGCAGTTTCGACGTGAAATTCGTCTCGACGTCCAATCCGATCAACGATCCGACCGATCTGGAGAACATTTTCCTTAAAACTTCGGATGGACGCTATGTGCCGATGTCGTCCATCGCCTCGGTGGTTGAAAAGGCGGTGCCGCCGCAGCTCAATCGTGAAATGCGTCAGCGCTCGGTGGCCATCACCACCAATTTGCGTCCGGATTTCGCGCTGGGTAATGCCTATGCGGCAGCCCTAGAAATCGCCGAGCCGCTATTGCCGCCCGGCAGCCACATTATCCCGTTGGCAGAAGCCACCACGCTGAGCGAAACCTCGACTGGTCTTGCCATCGTATTCGGCTTTGCCATAATCATTATTCTGTTGGTGCTGGCCGCACAGTTCGAAAGCTTTATCAGTGCACTGATTGTCATGGCGACGGTGCCGCTCGGGCTTGGCTGTGCGGTCTTTGCCATGATTTTGACCGGAACCAGCCTGAACGTTTATAGCCAGATCGGTCTTGTGCTTCTGGTCGGCATCATGGCCAAGAACGGCATCTTGATCGTCGAATTCGCCGATCAGCTTCGCGACAAGGGGATGAATGTCCGTCAGGCCATCGAGGAGGCCGCGAATATTCGACTGCGCCCTGTCTGCATGACCATGATCTGTTCGGTTCTGGGCGGTTTGCCGCTGGTGCTGGCCAGCGGCGCGGGCGCGGAAGCACGCGTCTCGCTCGGCTGGGTAATCGTCGGCGGGCTTGGTCTTGCTACGATTGCCACGCTTTTCGTCACACCGGTCGCCTATCTCCTGCTGGGGCGCTTCACCAAGCCCAAGGTCGAAGAAGAAGCGCGGCTCCAGCGCGAGCTTGTGAGGGCTCTGGCTTTGGAAGAGAAATTGAAATAG